The Rhodoligotrophos defluvii DNA window GGGACCTGGTGGTCTCGATGCTCAACCAGAGCAAGGGTCTGCAATGCCCGACGCCGGAAGGCGCGTTCTATGTCTACCCTTCCTGCGCTGGGGCGATCGGCAAGACCACCTCGCGCGGCGTCTTCATCAGAACGGATGAAGACTTCGCCAGCGAGCTTTTGGAAGAGGAAGGCGTAGCGGTGGTCCACGGGGCGGCCTTCGGCATGTCGCCCTTCTTCCGCATCTCCTATGCAACCGCCACCTCGGCGCTAGAGGATGCTTGCCAGCGCATCCAGCGCTTCTGCGGCAGCTTGCGCTGACTCATCGCGTCAGCAGGGGGCTGGAGAATAGGCACTCTCCTGCTCCCGTGATCCGATTGCCATTTACTTTCTGGCGGGATCTTTGAGGCATACTGCAACTTATTGTTGTAAGTTTCAAGGGATGCCACCTTATGAACATGTTGAAATCTCTCGCCGTCGGCGTTGCCGCATCCGCGGTCATGGCGGCTTCGGCTTTTGCGGCCGATCTCTACATTCCAGGAGATCACGGGCACCGGGCGACGCCTGCTGCCGACTACTCGTCGTCTGGTTCGAGTGGTGGGACTCATGAGCCATCATCCTCGAGGTCATCCGCAAATGCCGGCGGCATGTCTTCTTCTCCCTCGTCCGCAGGCTCCAGCTATGCCGGCAGCAACGGCACCACGATGAACAAATCCGCTGCCGCGCCTCAGGGGACCGTACCATCCACGTCCAAGCAGGCTAGCTCGGATCTCTTAGGCAAGCCGGCCGATGCCATTGCCAACGCGGCGGCGGGTCTCCTTGGGAAGCAGATCGGCGCCCCATCCAGCAATGCTTCCTCCTCCGGTTCAACCAACGCGAAAAATGCGGGCACCACGGTCGGCAAGCCGGCCAGCAACGGGTCGACGGTCAATAACACGACGCTGACCAAGCCCGGCACCGGCGGCATGGTTCGGTTTGACTCGCAAGGCAAGCCGAATATCGGCGGCAAGGCGGGATCCGATCCAACCAAGGCCGCGTCCGCCTCGCCGGGGACCAGCACGGCACCCTCGTCCAGCACACCGGGCGCGGGCAGCACCGCACCGGCGGCGGGCGCAGTGCCGGGGGTTGCAACCGGGCCAGCTGCAGGAACCAATCCGTCCGGCAATCAAGTTGCCGGGACCACCCCTGCCACCAACACGCCGGAATCGCTGCTCAACAAGCAAGGAACCAAGGTCGGCCAGCTGAACTGCGACGTGGCCACAGGAGTCGGCCTGATCATCGGCTCGACTAAGAGGCTGGATTGCAGCTTTACCGGGCCAGGTCGTGCGCCTGAGCACTACACGGGCCATTTCGACACGCTCGGGCTCGATGTGGGCGTCACCGGCAAGTCGAAGATGAGCTGGGATGTGCTCGCGCCCGAAGGGGATAAGCTCGCCCCGGGATCGCTGGCGGGCACGTTCAGCGGTGCGAGCGCGCAGGCGACTGCTGGGGTCGGCGTCGGCGGCAAGACGCTGTTCCATGGCAATCGCAATGGCCTGAGACTGGCGCCGTCGGCGACCGGCAACAAGCAGACCGGGCTCGATGTGGCCGGCGGCGTCACCGCAATGACGCTGAACTATGCGGGCAAGTAAACCGCGCCGCCAAAGACATCGCCGCACCATGCCGAACCGTTCTATAAGGGCGGCATGGTGCAGCGAAAAATTCTGCTTGGCTGGGAGATGGGCTCCGGCCTCGGCCATGTGGTCCCGCTGAAGCTGATCGGCGAGGCCCTGAAGCGCCGGGGCCACGCGGTGGTCTATGGGGTGCAGAACAGCCGATCGGCGCTCGATATCGGCATAGAATGCCGAGAGATCCGGCAGGCACCCCACT harbors:
- a CDS encoding DUF992 domain-containing protein yields the protein MNMLKSLAVGVAASAVMAASAFAADLYIPGDHGHRATPAADYSSSGSSGGTHEPSSSRSSANAGGMSSSPSSAGSSYAGSNGTTMNKSAAAPQGTVPSTSKQASSDLLGKPADAIANAAAGLLGKQIGAPSSNASSSGSTNAKNAGTTVGKPASNGSTVNNTTLTKPGTGGMVRFDSQGKPNIGGKAGSDPTKAASASPGTSTAPSSSTPGAGSTAPAAGAVPGVATGPAAGTNPSGNQVAGTTPATNTPESLLNKQGTKVGQLNCDVATGVGLIIGSTKRLDCSFTGPGRAPEHYTGHFDTLGLDVGVTGKSKMSWDVLAPEGDKLAPGSLAGTFSGASAQATAGVGVGGKTLFHGNRNGLRLAPSATGNKQTGLDVAGGVTAMTLNYAGK